The genomic interval TGTTTCTCTTTGCAGCTAAAGGCATACTTTTCTTGTGTTCCTTTTGTCGGTTACTTAGACCACCCGTctgttcaattaaaaaaaatatacacgtCCATTGGATTTGACATAATCTAAATACTTCTATTTGATAACAATAAACTTCATGGAAGTTTAACATTTTGATCAACTGATTAGTTTTAATAGCGGGGTCTTTTTTGTCAATTTACTTTTGTCTTGCATAAATATATATGCACAAAAAAGAAATGTTATTGCCACACTATTTTATTTGGAGAATCACTAGGTTGTGGAAAAATTCTAGATGCCCACGTTTGGGTAAGgacaattaaaattcaattaaaagtgCAAAAGATAATCAAGAATGCAGAGATTCAAAATGTGCAAGTAAGAACAACTAGCATACCTTTTTCTGTTTCACAGCTGCTCGAGCATGGTACTGTCCTCTTTCCTCCCTCCCTGCTTTAACCATAGCTAGCCTCTCTGCCTTGTTAAGCTTTTTCTTTACATGAACCTAGAATGTGCACGGATGAATAGGTAAATTTGATTGCCCCCATATTTTCTCATTTTGGAATGGATTGCAGATAAAGATCAGCTAGAAAACAATTTAAACAAGCCAAAACTACTTACTTCAAGCATGGAACCATCCACTCGCTTTAAACTTAATTGATCAGAGCTTGGAATCTTATTTGTTGATGACTTTAGAAGCCCATGCTGCGCTAATGCAGTTCTTGCTTCATTTCTTGCCtatgaattaaataaacaaattcaaaatgatAAAAGCTTACAGAAGTTAGAAATTGAGCTTTGCTGAATAAGAGATGAACAAACCTTTAGTTCCCTGATCCTCTGGAAGTCTGCATTAGAAAGAATTCCATCTTCATTTTCTGGTAGGACATTTTCCGTTGTTGTCCCTGCCAATTTCTTCAAAGCCCGGAGACTTGTATCAGCAGCTGTAAGTTGAGCATTGAAATCACTAAACTTCCTTTTTTTTGCTGAGTCTTTCAATGTAGCTTTTGTCTCCACACTTCCATCATGACTAAATGTATGCGGATCATCATCTCCATGTTCCGAAATCTCACCATCATCTTCATCCGACTCATCTTCGCCGTCTTCTAGATCATCTTCAACGTCATCAGCATCATCAACACCGGTTTCATAATCAAAACTACTATCATTTTCATCTTCTGTTACAACATCATGATCTATAGCTTCATCATCATCGCTTTCAGTATTATCACTTCCTAGCTGGTTCTCATCATCAGGATTTATACTTATTTGGTCATCTTCCTGGTCATTGTCTGAGCCACTGCATAATGAATCATTGGTCTCCTGTTCAACATCATCGTCATTGGTCTGCAACAACTCAGCACCAGGAACATCAGTTGCAACATTGACTTCTCCATAAGCCTTTGGTCTTGCCTCAGGGTCAGTGGGCCGCCCTCGGTCCTTCTTAACTAGCAGTGAAGGGCAAACCTAAAAATGAACAACATTAATCAGATGTTGAAAATGGGTATGAGAGTGATATTGTGCTTTAACACACATGGACACACCACCCACATAAAGAAGCCAGTAACCACCTGTCGGAATACTGTAATCAGAGATCGAGCTGCAATTGAAACTGCCTTCTCGTGTGACTTCTTATATAGGGCAAGGTCTTGTAGTAGGTCTTCATTCATTAACTACAGTCCACAGTCAAAAGATCAATATAGGACAAATGATGGAGTTTAGGAAGTTAACAAAAACACAGGATATAAGTTTGTAACAAGGGAGTTGTCTCATTCCAAGGACTACGCCACAAGTCTTCTTAACAAGGTACTCCTAGATGATCCTACTAATAAGGAATCAACCCTtcttagatgcacaagatatatTCCGTCAAAACAAAAATCAGTAAATTGCATGTCCAAAGGCCGGGAAATTGCAGTAGTTACCAGTGGCATACGCAAGCATATCTCCCTGACTGAGTTTATTCCAACAGTGATAGCCTAAAAATATCAACCAAAGTCATCAACAAATCAAAGTTGAGATCCcgtcatattaataaaaattccaTAGCACTAAATCAAATGATAAGTCGATTCAAATAAAAACCTCTGGACGTGAGCGGTCATGTACAAATTGATTTACAATTTGTTTGAACAAGGGCTCAACTGCATCAGGAGGAACCTGCATCCAAATAACACCTTCAATGAAATAGGatacaaagaaaaacaaaaaacagcATACTGCAAATTACAAAAGAAgcaaattttgaaagaaaaagctactaaatattataaaagaaatcTGATCAAGATAAACCACAATATACTATACCATATCATGGCAAGCCTGAACCACTGCAGCAAGCAAATTCGTAACGTCTCGTTGATGGGGCTGGTTGCAAAATGCATAGATTAAAATGGTCACATTTCAGTTATTTCTAGAATACCAAAGTTAaccaaatttattaaatgatacCTGGATATATTTCTGAAGATAAGGGTAAAAGTTTAACAAAATTAACTGGTGAAGCCCAACTGTTCGAGCAATCACTTTCAACATCATCATCTTgacctaaaatttaaaaagtgtaATTGcacaaacataaatatttaatcttGAATAATCATGAGAAGATTTGAAAAGGAATTAAGAGTCTTCATTTACAACAATACAGACATGCTGCTTTAACTTTAATTACAACGTGTACCTCAAATCGATCATTACATTTCTGCAGACGCGAGAACAGCTTCTCAACAAAACCCTACAGATCACATGGATCAAGATGTTGATTTGATAAAGGAAAACGCAAACAAGAAGTGTATATATGATGATGATACAAAAAGTTTACAAACCTGGGCATCTTTCAGATGGTTGAGTGGTGAATAATAGATGTTGTTGCTCCTTTCAGATGAAACGCGCTGTTTCTTTTTCATGCTGCGCATTATGCGGtctaatttctttttctttctctttttgcTAGCTGACGTACCTTGGTGGTTTGCCTAAAATTACGTAAGAATGAACCATTATTACTGATAACTAAGTGCAATTAGCAAATTTCATAAACAACCTGAAACATCTTGCAATGCTCCTATCATCATTATCTCCCAATCCCATGAGTGAGGTGCAAGCACAAAAATTACTTGAAGCTAAGTTCGGATGGAGGGAGTGAAGCAAGGCGTAATTCAGTTACGTTTTCAAAAACAGTCCAAAGCCACGATTCTGaccataatattaaatttttttatgcctCCACCACCGCAATTAGTGTCATACGTCAGTTGTATTTGACTGCAATGCAACCACAATTTAAGACCTTGGGTGTAGTGATAACAAGATCCCAATCCGCAAAGGGCGAGATGTTAAAGAGGAAAACCTAAACCACTCAATACCAATCAAACCTCACAGGTTTTGTATCTTCCAATTAGAGGGGTTTGGGTTGTAACATGTTCtttctaaatgttaatttacACACTTTGTTTCCTTTCTTCCTTAATTAGTATGAAAACCTAGGACGACATTTATTTTGGAACCAAGGGAGTATCATTTTGTTTGAGTtaggcatatatatatatatatatatgaaagcaAATTTAGCTGACGATTAATAGAAGAACAGTGTTAATTCCATTTCAATGCTTATCAGACAATCTCACCTTATAAATTGTCTCTCTTCTAAGAATAACTTGAGGTGATTCAGTGGATTCATCGTCACTGCTTGAATCATCACTATCTTGGTAGTTTTCAATCTTCTCATAATCAAGCAGAAAGCATAATGAGGCTATCATAATTCTGAGAAACacgtaaaaatataatatttaggcctgagataaaaataaaaataaactgcAATAGTAAACCACACatgaaacaagaaaaaaaaaaaccttgacGATGGATGGAAGCAAGCAGTGCAGATAGCATTTGCTGTTCTCTCATCAAACCATATTTGTTTCTTGTGAAGCTCGCATAAAATCACAAGTGCCCTCTTGGCCCGACCTTCATCCTCTTGCTATTCAACAATACAAAACCGTTCACTAACTAATCAAAATTTAACTGCCAGAAAAGCAAATTCTCCATAGAAACTAATCTATAAACCAAACATGCACAAAAAAGAATCCTATACAAAAACCAAAGAATGGAGAAGAAATATTTACAAACCTGTAGCATGTTAAAAATGACATTCTGTAGTGCACGGTTTTTCGCTTCGTCCTTATGCTTTAAGTTCATGCGCTTTATGCTTTGAACAACGTGAGTAAATGCTAACTTCTTCAGCTCAGCGTCACCTAGGGTTTGAAGCTCCATGAACAACGAAAGAGTTTCTCCAATATTAACAATCTACAAAAATTCACACAAAATTCACATAACAACGAACGAGTTTTcgtataaaaattgaaaacgaAGGAAACACGCAAACCTGTCGATTAATAAGAAGGATAAGAGATTTCGCTAGGTCATTACGAAGTCCAGAAGGAAGCGTACGCGCGGCGCAACGAAGTAAATCGGCGAGTTGGCGAGGGAAATCGGCGAGGTGGTTAGGGTAGTAGGGAGTAACGTGAGCAAGAAACATAGCTCTTTCGGCAAGGTCTTTGGCAACGGTGGGATCACTTGCGATGCCCGAGATAGAAGTGAAATTCATAGCGGCTTGTTGTTGAAATAGTTCGAGGGAAGAGTGGAATTGGTTGCGGACAAGGAGTAACTCTGATTCGTAGCCTTCATGGTCGCACTTGATCTTTGATTGGAGAGATGTGAGGCTTAGCTTCTCGGACTTACGACCAGAGGCTAGAAAAGCCTCCGCCGGTGGTGCGCCGCCGCGGGAAGCCATGGGAATGggattgtttgtttgttttggcAAAAACTGATTCAGACTCTGCTCGAATACTCTTCGTAAACCTAACTTGTCAAAAACCCTTTAATTGGGGTATACCCGTAAATTTTTGTAATAGTGTATTTATttacttcaaatattttattgtttcattgttattacttattattttattgtctATGTCAAACACTAACTgcataatagttttttttttcctcacaTTTTATATAAGTGGAGAATAATCGTATCTCTATAAGAAGGATAATTGTATTAATGGGTAAGTTcaattatcataattattatatatttactcaatttttatttactttatttaaaatcaaaataaaattacacaaaaattattattcgTGATTAATATATATGGAGGTCTCAATCTCACTCCTTTAATATCTTTGCAAGTAATATTAAACTAAGGATCgtctttaaaataatattaatagtatatttaaatagagtaattaaattattaaaataatattaagagTGTGTTTAAATGGAgtaattgaattattaaaataatattaagagtatgtttaaatagagtaattgaaaattctataaataattataattttagacaattcaaatattttaactgaaaattttgttgttcggatataaataaattgttctagtaaaattgaaatatttttataaatttcaaaaaatttaggtaaaaataaaaattaaagttggacaaaaataaaaatttacaaaaattgagGAACTAGTTTGCAAATTTTTATAGactaatttgtaaaatattttattctatgATTCGTatattataaagtaaataaatattttaaaattcttacATTTTAtgtgatatttaaatttttttaaatctaattttgacaaaatacctaataaaatcaattcatcataaaaattatccaaacaaaataatttatattaaactgaaaagagaaaaaaaacaaaaaatatgacAAAAACATTAGTAATGTTTATAGGAAAAGATTCCATCTGAAGTTGAAATCCCTTCCATCTAATTTTCAAAGTGTTGAGTGCCCACCTTATTTCACTACTTGGTCAATATCATAGCAAAGTAGACTATCATCTCTCTAATTAAAATCTAGTCTCCAGATGGTTGTAAATTactgattttttgttttaaaaattaattttaaaataaaattttgtttgagtcAATTGGAGCTGAAttgatttattatataatttcaaaacagattttatttaaaatttaaagttaaaaaataaaatttgtatgtttttttattattaaaataacatatcaccattaataaatataaatattattttaatagcAATCGATTTCCACCGTTCAACTATTGTtattaaacaatatatttgaccaCTCACATCTAATCACCATTACCCTCCATCGTCTATCACTTTAATTAATCACTATTGACTACCGTCACTTTTATGGATCACGTACTACTAACAATGGTGACCAGTATCTCCCACCACCAATATCCAACGATTATTTCCCACcattctttaattattttatatgcgTGTCCACCTACTctcaatcataaaaaaatatttaaataaaataggtCAAATGAGTCTTACTTGTGTTGTGTTATATAACCTGCCAAAATAAAGTAGTAAAAGGAAAAATGACATTTGAGAGATTTAAATGTAAATCTATTTATACTCGTTATTGAGTTATAAGATATTATCTATTTTGACTATcatcattttatattaaattatgtttataaataaataaataaaagaattagatatatttttttatctttataaatttttaatattttaatttaattcatataaaataaaaaataacttaatctctataaaattatctaataaataattttactttcttctgtgataaaatatatttaattgcattttaactttaaaaattttaaatgattttaaaacatcatatttaaaaaattataaaataaaattaacaaaatatataaatttttagatttaaaaaactcaacataaaaataatgaaaatacaaatataaaaacaaattttaaagtaatttttaaatttcttttatgttattataaataaatttaaaaaatttattcaaaattatatatttatttaataacatattaaaaaagtatgtattataattttataaaagttaaaaattatatttttattttactgaactaaaaaataaaaaataaaaattttagtgATAACTAAAAAGATATTCGTTCTGTCCCCGTGTGAGGTAGGTGATAAATCGATTTAGGTGAAATCATGTACGTGGTACCACCATAGTGGCGCGGTAAGGTTGCTCTGTATATGAATAAACGAGCGAGATAAAAAGTTGTGAACTGTGAACTGTGAAGAAGCACTTTGACATGCGACATGAGAAACGGGATTCATTCAAACGCTTTTCAGGTCCCTATCTTTTCAATTCCCAATTAATAACGATATTCATTATAGTATAACAGGATTGTTTAGGTTATAAGTAcataaattatcattttctcGCCATGCCtattgcttatgttgtttttGATAGGTTATTTCAAAACCAAAACTCCTAAGTGAGGAGTCTATTGTAAAGTTACTCAACAGAAGATGGACATTGCCAACCCCTGAAACTAAAATTCATCAAGTATTTCACAGACATGGATCCAACGGTCGTAATTTCCTATTGAACACTCATCCAACTTTTGCCGATGCCAATGTCGAAATGGATAAACAAAGGAAACAATTCTATATTGTGCGGGACGATTTGTTGCACCCGCTGATTAATGGCAACAAAGCAAGAAAGTTGGATGGATTACTTCCCTTGCTTCAAGATTATTCAGTGACTGATGTGGTAAATTATCCTTCAATTCATTACTTTACAAATTACAACAATGTTTGATTGattagtttttcttttattactaTTCTTTGGTAGTTCACTTTATTGGCTTCTGAGTTTTGCGTTCTCTTAAATTCATAACATTGCCCGATTTCATATCCCCGGTCCCTAAATTTAAAGCCTTGAATTCATTGAGTCGAAAGGGTTATCAGTAAAATAAGGGTTCTTTTTTGGGACAGTATTATTAGTCATAGAATCTTGGTTAGTGTTTGCTGgttattaaacaataaaaaagaaagtaaacTTTTACTCCAAACAACAGCACTCGGTAcgttattaatttcaaattcacttcAAAAGTTTGTATTTGCCATATATCAGATCTTCTTGTTAGGGTACAATATGCATATACATTTCTTAGAAGCTTAAAGTGTAGAGGACAAAGTAGCATATTTCTCAGAATATGGGTTCTTCTCAGTATGTTGTTTCCTGCAGTCATAAAGGGAAGGGGGTACCACTGAGTTTTGTTTCATTTGTTCCGTACTCCTAGTCTTTTTCTACCACACAAAGAACTTGATTGTAGGTTTTCCAAGATCAAATAACATTCAGCTAGGACATTTTCTAGGTTACCTGTGGAGGTTGTCAAAGTGCTCACACAGCTGCTGTTGGTAGGTAACTTTCTGGGTTATGGGGAAAATTATGCTTAGTTTTCACAAGTGAATTGTACATTGGTGGACCTTATGTttaattcttaattaatacttaaTCCTTAATACTACTTTCTTTATCATGTTTTGCAGCTGTTCTGTGTGCTGAGAGAGGAGTTATGTCACATCTGCTTCTACGAGGAGAGCAGCCCGAAATCTTGACTGGCTATAACTTGATGTCTACAATTTATGGAAATGTCACATATGTTCCAAGAACTATTTATGCCAACAGGGAAGACATGCTAAAGAGCTATGCTAATTCAGTAGCCGGAAACAGTGGTTCTGTCATGTTGTTCAGTGATATCATTCAAGCTTCTTCGAATACCGAATTGTCTACTTCTCCTAATTTTATGCAAATGAATGCAAGTAGAAGTGAGGAAAACCATCTTCAAAAGATTTTAATTGTCAACGAAGGCGCTGGTGATTCTGTTGCTCTACTAGGTAATGTGAAGTTGGAGTTTGAAAAACAACAGTGCATATCTTTGGGAACATTTTCTCTTAACTAggtaaattttttcaaaaagaaattaaagaatCAAGCATCTTACTTACATACCATTTTTTCTAAAGACAGTAATGTCAGGCGAGGTTAGAATCCTAGCTTTAACAAAAAGAATCAAGCATCTTATTCACATACCATATATGAAAATGATTATTGAACGGGTTTAAAGGAACAGCAAATTCACATGCATCGGCGCATGTAAAATGTGAATTGTGTAGCATTTCTTATGCCCAACGTGTATGTGCATATGATCTAGTAGTTTCTTATCCCCAACATTGTCTTGTCTATGTGCTGCCATACTTTTCAAGAATCTTACTTCCAGAtaacttttacttttttatactactgttttttttatattgttgtaaATGGCACAGTTTTAGGGttcaatatttcattattttatttgctTCTGTACATATCACCAGATAGTGCGTAATTATTAGGACAAATTTTATTTCCTCTATCTTGATTACCATTTATGAAGAATAGGATTCAAGCTCAATAATAGTCTATATATTAGAGCCTGCATGAATTAGCGGTGACTTTATGAAAATGTTGTTTCTTTGTATAGGTATTATTCGGCTAGTTCAATACTTATCACAGAATCATTTACTTGGAAAACGAAGGGCCATGAAATTTGTCGTGGATGCTGGTACTGGCACAACAGCTGTTGGTATAGGACTTGCAGCCCTTTGCTTAGGGTGCGGTTCAGTTTGTAGCAtgctaatttaattaaaagtatttttgaaatgtttccCTTCAATTATTCATGTTGAGTTTTGAACCATAATATAAAAGGCCACACTAAATCATCAGAGTGTCATAGTAATCTTATGTGTTGCTTCCATGCAGACTCCCGTGGGAGGTATATGGAGTCATGCTCGCTGATAAAATTGATGGCTACCAAAAACAGGAAAAACGTTTGATTTCTGAATTCAATAACCATTTTAATGTTGAGTTTATTGACCATGATGTAAACAAAGAAGATGCCGGGATTGTGCATTGGGTGGAACGTGGCCATCCAAGAAAGTAAGACGCTATagacttttcatttttcatttattttttatggtatAAAGATGTCATAGACTTGGTAGCAACTAGAATGTTAGAGATATATTTGAAGACAGTTTAAGATAGATCCACAATGGGTTTGACCCTTTCTTAAACGCCGACATGGTGGCAGCTTAGTAATGCATGTTAAATGAATTTGGACCTCACTCTCAAAGTTAGCTCAAAGGATGAGGGTGCCTAAGCACATATATACGTTCTACAACCCGAGAACCTTGACACTATGAGACTTCAATTCACACCTAGCGTGAGTCTTGAATCCATTTCCCAAATTGTCATCCTTAACTCGATTCTGATACAACGTTAAATATGTCTGAATTTCACTCCCAAAAGCTAGCTCAAAGGATGGGAGTGTCCAAGTAAATATATACATCCAACAGCCCCAGAACCTTGACAATGTGAGCCTCTGACAATGTGAGCCTCTAATACAACTTCAATACCCACTCTTTCACCTAGCGCGGGTCTTGGGGTCCAATGTCCACTTTGTCATCCTTAACTTGTCTTTGATACTATGTTAAATGTGCCAGTATTAGACTATTATCTTTTTCAAACAATAGTTAAATGTGCCAAGTTGCCTTTTTCAAATAGTTTAAGCACCCTGCAATATAAATACAAATGATTGCTAGTGTTAACTTCTACAAACAATAGTTAATAAAATTCACACTTATATCAGCGAGAAAAAGTAGTCGTAAGAAACTGTATGAACAAACATTAATAGTTGGTCTCTAACTCTTGTTTTGTTCCCTCTCAATCACCTATTTGGCATTTCTAGATTTGGTAATATTTTGGATGGAGAAATGGTAGCGTGTCAGCAAATTGCCCAGCAAACTGGGATTCTAGTTGATCCTGTGTACACATTAGCTGCTTGGGAAACGGCAATGCATCTTTCTAGCAAAGAGGCTGAAGGAGAAGCAGAAGTGGTGATGCTTCACACTGGAGGCACATTGGGCATGTTTGGGTTAGCACAGAggtacaaaaattattttggcATGCTCAAAAAGGGACTCAAGCATTACTAGAAAAGgctgttttgaattttttacccgcataatataatttcttttgcGTTTACTTTTGTAGGGGAAAGTCGTGGCTGTGATCCATGcctttcctttccttttttttttattctaactacctttatttattttagatcaAAATTGTAGATAGTAGTCATgccattgttttttttaatctaattaagTGAAGTCATGGTAGCTTCTGTAAATTcacttaattataatctttttatttgaatagtcaataaaaattaatttggaaATGGCAAAATCGTGGTTGCAAGCCACGACTTTGCCTTTGTTATATATTCGAAACTAGTATTTGCTTCAACCCTCATCACTGTTTCTCCAGCCATCCCGCAAAACAATGCTGTCGCCGTTTTCGTCCTGCCCACCTGCGCCTTTCACTTCCAGTTGCTATCTCTACGTTTTGCAGTTTTTTTGCCTGTCACAATTGcaatttttcaagaggaaacATGGTCAGCTGCTTAAATGCAGAAAGAAGAGGAAGAAATGACATATGGCTAATGTAAATAcaaaaggatga from Cicer arietinum cultivar CDC Frontier isolate Library 1 chromosome 5, Cicar.CDCFrontier_v2.0, whole genome shotgun sequence carries:
- the LOC101507199 gene encoding D-cysteine desulfhydrase 2, mitochondrial isoform X1 yields the protein MRNGIHSNAFQVISKPKLLSEESIVKLLNRRWTLPTPETKIHQVFHRHGSNGRNFLLNTHPTFADANVEMDKQRKQFYIVRDDLLHPLINGNKARKLDGLLPLLQDYSVTDVVTCGGCQSAHTAAVAVLCAERGVMSHLLLRGEQPEILTGYNLMSTIYGNVTYVPRTIYANREDMLKSYANSVAGNSGSVMLFSDIIQASSNTELSTSPNFMQMNASRSEENHLQKILIVNEGAGDSVALLGIIRLVQYLSQNHLLGKRRAMKFVVDAGTGTTAVGIGLAALCLGLPWEVYGVMLADKIDGYQKQEKRLISEFNNHFNVEFIDHDVNKEDAGIVHWVERGHPRKFGNILDGEMVACQQIAQQTGILVDPVYTLAAWETAMHLSSKEAEGEAEVVMLHTGGTLGMFGLAQRYKNYFGMLKKGLKHY
- the LOC101506869 gene encoding uncharacterized protein, which gives rise to MASRGGAPPAEAFLASGRKSEKLSLTSLQSKIKCDHEGYESELLLVRNQFHSSLELFQQQAAMNFTSISGIASDPTVAKDLAERAMFLAHVTPYYPNHLADFPRQLADLLRCAARTLPSGLRNDLAKSLILLINRQIVNIGETLSLFMELQTLGDAELKKLAFTHVVQSIKRMNLKHKDEAKNRALQNVIFNMLQQEDEGRAKRALVILCELHKKQIWFDERTANAICTACFHPSSRIMIASLCFLLDYEKIENYQDSDDSSSDDESTESPQVILRRETIYKANHQGTSASKKRKKKKLDRIMRSMKKKQRVSSERSNNIYYSPLNHLKDAQGFVEKLFSRLQKCNDRFEVKMMMLKVIARTVGLHQLILLNFYPYLQKYIQPHQRDVTNLLAAVVQACHDMVPPDAVEPLFKQIVNQFVHDRSRPEAITVGINSVREICLRMPLLMNEDLLQDLALYKKSHEKAVSIAARSLITVFRQVCPSLLVKKDRGRPTDPEARPKAYGEVNVATDVPGAELLQTNDDDVEQETNDSLCSGSDNDQEDDQISINPDDENQLGSDNTESDDDEAIDHDVVTEDENDSSFDYETGVDDADDVEDDLEDGEDESDEDDGEISEHGDDDPHTFSHDGSVETKATLKDSAKKRKFSDFNAQLTAADTSLRALKKLAGTTTENVLPENEDGILSNADFQRIRELKARNEARTALAQHGLLKSSTNKIPSSDQLSLKRVDGSMLEVHVKKKLNKAERLAMVKAGREERGQYHARAAVKQKKTGGLSNRQKEHKKSMPLAAKRNRVARSQVEKRKKKQQSGKQFRGRKAWQ
- the LOC101507199 gene encoding D-cysteine desulfhydrase 2, mitochondrial isoform X2, encoding MWLPVEVVKVLTQLLLVAVLCAERGVMSHLLLRGEQPEILTGYNLMSTIYGNVTYVPRTIYANREDMLKSYANSVAGNSGSVMLFSDIIQASSNTELSTSPNFMQMNASRSEENHLQKILIVNEGAGDSVALLGIIRLVQYLSQNHLLGKRRAMKFVVDAGTGTTAVGIGLAALCLGLPWEVYGVMLADKIDGYQKQEKRLISEFNNHFNVEFIDHDVNKEDAGIVHWVERGHPRKFGNILDGEMVACQQIAQQTGILVDPVYTLAAWETAMHLSSKEAEGEAEVVMLHTGGTLGMFGLAQRYKNYFGMLKKGLKHY